One Panicum virgatum strain AP13 chromosome 9K, P.virgatum_v5, whole genome shotgun sequence genomic region harbors:
- the LOC120649909 gene encoding uncharacterized protein DDB_G0290803-like, which produces MLRQSSSRNHRSRGLKLKKALQITLLILVSVWLIYQVKHSYEKKASYSEDEGNDLHKDDKDQGVVIRLSRKDLPSKMEADSSTLDEKVEDEENDEMEQEMKHDENDEDPIDEQDLEKDEDLPEPGEHSADKDGDDVGVFEDEEHKERSQEDQEKSFHGDNVSSAVTHDPPSSEQDELSHHAQEKVLFVDDASSAVPHENHEGGSKEEEVRRAREKSFRGDDVASSVDHDAKLTKPLPEDQLNTMDRIFEGTTNLSNGISFRGPGVNGSNATGGHVATPTNMSSHQNADIPSMNPESKIHSTPANLTSDHEQTNSTLNGQAEQQVNSTVVLQGEVQPLTDQTTSVELHSPPNGTLAQVTDGQKSTSGAGNDDNNTGASSTPVDNKADSEDAHKEDVDVSTKIMNRAMSEEEVVPE; this is translated from the coding sequence ATGTTGAGGCAGAGCTCTAGTAGAAATCACAGATCCAGAGGTCTGAAGCTAAAGAAGGCTCTCCAGATAACTCTCTTGATTCTGGTTTCTGTTTGGTTGATCTACCAAGTTAAGCATTCTTATGAGAAGAAGGCGTCATATAGCGAAGATGAAGGGAATGATCTACATAAAGATGATAAGGACCAGGGGGTGGTTATCAGATTGAGCAGGAAGGACCTACCTTCAAAGATGGAGGCTGATTCTTCAACATTGGATGAAAAGGTGGAGGATGAAGAGAATGATGAAATGGAGCAAGAAATGAAACATGATGAGAATGATGAGGACCCCATCGATGAGCAAGACCTAGAGAAGGACGAAGATCTTCCCGAGCCTGGTGAACATTCTGCTGACAAGGATGGAGATGATGTGGGTGTGTTTGAGGATGAAGAGCATAAGGAGCGGTCTCAGGAGGATCAAGAGAAGAGCTTCCATGGTGATAATGTTTCTAGTGCTGTCACTCATGATCCCCCATCATCTGAGCAAGATGAGCTGTCCCATCATGCCCAAGAGAAGGTCTTGTTCGTGGATGATGCTTCATCTGCAGTGCCTCATGAAAACCACGAGGGCGGAAGCAAGGAGGAGGAAGTGCGCAGGGCTAGGGAGAAGAGTTTCAGAGGTGATGATGTGGCTAGCTCTGTGGATCATGATGCCAAGTTGACAAAACCTCTTCCCGAGGACCAATTGAACACCATGGATAGGATATTTGAAGGCACCACAAATTTGTCCAATGGAATTTCATTTCGGGGGCCTGGTGTAAATGGATCAAATGCTACCGGGGGACATGTGGCTACTCCAACTAATATGTCTTCCCATCAGAATGCTGACATTCCTAGCATGAATCCAGAAAGCAAGATCCATTCCACTCCAGCAAATTTGACCAGTGACCATGAGCAAACTAATTCAACTTTGAATGGTCAAGCAGAGCAGCAAGTGAATTCAACGGTGGTGCTGCAGGGAGAAGTACAGCCTTTGACTGACCAGACAACATCTGTTGAGTTGCATTCTCCACCAAATGGCACCTTGGCTCAGGTAACAGATGGGCAAAAGTCCACATCTGGAGCTGGGAATGATGACAATAACACTGGCGCATCCTCCACCCCGGTGGACAACAAGGCTGACAGTGAGGATGCTCACAAAGAAGACGTGGATGTCTCCACGAAAATAATGAACAGGGCAATGAGTGAAGAAGAAGTTGTCCCTGAATGA